A single region of the Pontibacter kalidii genome encodes:
- a CDS encoding DUF4919 domain-containing protein, with translation MRAILLLFILLFSCKTFAQSVSGEQIKENVTAFLTDSTSADHWTKVKAIFEQNEEALTSRHFFLLYYAQGVKPSPTYTSLEVNAERMQLMHYVRAKRYKKAIELGENLMQENPFDLTTLVYLSMSLDKLKRNTDNKYYTRMRQIVEAILSTGDGRTPETAIKVANIGDDQVMLGLTDFKTFKASFKLVGPHVVWENSSGENLYFEHVMMFP, from the coding sequence ATGAGAGCTATACTTTTACTGTTTATACTTCTTTTTTCTTGTAAAACTTTTGCTCAGTCAGTTTCCGGAGAACAGATCAAGGAAAATGTAACTGCATTTCTCACCGACAGTACCTCGGCAGACCATTGGACTAAGGTTAAGGCCATATTTGAGCAAAACGAAGAGGCACTCACCTCTAGGCACTTTTTCCTGCTCTATTATGCCCAAGGCGTAAAGCCCTCTCCCACCTATACTTCACTTGAGGTGAATGCTGAAAGAATGCAGCTCATGCATTATGTAAGAGCCAAAAGGTACAAGAAGGCTATTGAATTAGGGGAGAACCTAATGCAGGAGAATCCTTTTGACCTTACAACACTGGTTTACCTTTCCATGAGTCTGGATAAATTAAAAAGGAATACAGATAATAAATACTACACAAGGATGCGCCAAATAGTAGAAGCCATTTTATCTACTGGAGACGGACGTACGCCCGAAACAGCGATCAAGGTTGCCAATATTGGGGATGACCAGGTGATGCTAGGGCTTACAGATTTTAAAACATTCAAGGCTTCCTTTAAATTAGTTGGCCCTCATGTGGTATGGGAGAACAGTAGTGG
- a CDS encoding glycosyltransferase 87 family protein encodes MAPAKSNPLGYAALAVSAAAYAALAYATPRTSFAQLLLLYAVVFVAYLYVTNQRFSLRHGMAAALLFRCIFLFATPALSDDYFRFVWDGRLLAAGVNPYLYLPEFLMQPEAPQVPGITQELFAQLNSQSYYSVYPPVSQAVFWLAAQLSPQSIQGSVVVMRLILLLAEAGSILLLWRLLRKMGLPEKHVLLYALNPLVIIELVGNLHFEALMIFFLLLALYQLFYHRLVWSGFAFGLAIGTKLLPLMFLPFLLRKLGLRQFILYGSVVLITVMAQFAPLVNLQLLHNILQSLDLYLTRFEFNASIYYLLRWLGFRLMGYNTIAILGPLLSLATLVVILSMASVKKLGSVRRLAGYMAAALTVYLLLSTTVHPWYLTTLLALTVMSHFRFAITWSGLAILTYAAYRTPTYQEDTLLLALEYILVFMWLGVEVYLYRQRRRHANLNG; translated from the coding sequence ATGGCACCCGCAAAGAGCAACCCACTCGGCTACGCAGCCCTGGCTGTTTCGGCTGCGGCATATGCAGCCCTGGCTTACGCCACGCCCCGCACTAGTTTTGCGCAGCTACTGTTGCTTTACGCGGTGGTGTTTGTGGCTTACCTGTATGTAACCAACCAGCGCTTTAGCCTGCGGCACGGCATGGCGGCCGCCCTGCTTTTCCGATGCATTTTTCTGTTTGCTACTCCTGCCCTTTCCGATGATTACTTCAGGTTTGTGTGGGATGGGCGGCTATTGGCGGCTGGCGTAAATCCATACCTATACTTGCCGGAGTTCCTGATGCAGCCGGAGGCGCCACAGGTGCCGGGCATTACGCAGGAACTGTTCGCGCAGCTCAACTCGCAGAGCTATTATAGCGTGTATCCGCCGGTGTCGCAGGCGGTGTTCTGGCTGGCAGCGCAGCTCTCGCCGCAAAGTATACAAGGCAGTGTGGTGGTGATGCGGCTTATACTTTTGCTGGCCGAGGCCGGAAGTATACTGCTGCTCTGGCGTCTGCTCCGCAAAATGGGCCTCCCCGAAAAGCACGTGCTGCTCTACGCCCTCAACCCGCTGGTGATTATAGAACTGGTGGGCAACCTGCATTTTGAGGCCCTGATGATCTTCTTCCTGCTCCTGGCGCTCTACCAGCTCTTTTACCACCGCCTGGTATGGTCAGGCTTTGCGTTTGGGCTGGCCATTGGCACCAAGCTGCTGCCGCTCATGTTCCTGCCCTTCCTGCTCCGCAAGCTGGGGCTGCGCCAGTTCATACTTTACGGCTCGGTGGTACTGATAACGGTGATGGCTCAGTTCGCGCCACTGGTAAACCTGCAGCTGCTGCACAACATCCTCCAGAGCCTGGACCTGTACCTTACCAGGTTCGAGTTTAACGCCAGCATTTACTACCTGCTGCGCTGGCTGGGTTTCCGGCTAATGGGCTACAACACCATTGCCATACTTGGGCCCTTGCTCTCGCTGGCTACGCTAGTGGTGATACTAAGTATGGCCTCGGTTAAAAAGCTCGGCTCCGTCCGGCGCCTGGCCGGTTATATGGCGGCAGCCCTTACGGTATACCTGCTGCTCTCTACCACCGTACACCCCTGGTACCTCACCACGCTGCTGGCCCTTACCGTCATGAGCCACTTCCGCTTCGCCATTACCTGGAGTGGCCTGGCCATACTTACCTACGCTGCTTACCGCACCCCCACCTACCAAGAGGATACCTTGCTTCTTGCATTAGAATACATCCTTGTTTTCATGTGGCTCGGTGTCGAGGTATACCTCTACCGTCAGCGCCGCCGCCATGCTAATTTGAATGGGTAA
- a CDS encoding glycosyltransferase family 2 protein gives MPRINVIIPAYNEESSISLVVQDIPKGLVAEVIVVNNNSTDRTAEVAAAAGATVLHEPSPGYGNACLKGIAYAAAKPASSRPDILVFLDGDYSDYPEEMVQLVQPIVQGQVDMVIGSRALGQRESGSMMPQQIFGNWLATTLIRVLYGARFTDLGPFRAIRLDTLLALGMRDRNYGWTVEMQAKAARQKIKYTELPVSYRRRIGVSKVSGTLKGTVMAGYKIILTIFKYL, from the coding sequence ATGCCCCGAATCAACGTCATTATACCTGCCTACAACGAGGAAAGCTCCATATCGCTGGTGGTGCAGGACATCCCCAAAGGGTTGGTAGCCGAGGTGATTGTGGTTAACAACAACTCCACAGACCGCACCGCCGAGGTAGCCGCCGCCGCCGGAGCCACCGTGCTGCACGAGCCCAGCCCCGGCTACGGCAACGCCTGCCTGAAAGGCATCGCCTACGCCGCCGCCAAGCCCGCTTCCTCCCGCCCCGATATCCTTGTTTTTCTGGACGGCGACTACTCGGACTACCCCGAGGAGATGGTGCAGCTGGTGCAGCCCATTGTGCAGGGGCAAGTCGATATGGTGATCGGGTCGCGGGCGCTGGGGCAGCGGGAGAGCGGCTCCATGATGCCGCAGCAGATCTTCGGCAACTGGCTTGCCACCACACTCATCCGCGTGCTTTACGGGGCCCGCTTCACCGACCTTGGTCCGTTCCGCGCCATCCGGCTGGACACGCTGCTGGCCCTGGGCATGCGCGACCGCAACTATGGCTGGACCGTGGAGATGCAGGCCAAGGCCGCCCGGCAGAAAATAAAGTATACCGAGCTGCCCGTCTCGTACCGCAGGCGCATCGGCGTATCCAAAGTGTCGGGCACACTAAAAGGCACCGTCATGGCGGGTTATAAGATCATCCTGACTATATTTAAGTACCTGTAG
- a CDS encoding peroxiredoxin: MREEAIKVGDKAPDFELERQDGGLFRLYDLIGKKSVVLYFYPKDSTPGCTKQACEFRDQYEVFKEHGAEVVGISSDSVESHQKFEETYRLPFTLLSDRGGQIRKLFGVPRKLGLLPGRVTYIIDQEGVVRYVFNSMTKPLEHVSTALEVLREINSKERHFKTA; encoded by the coding sequence ATGAGAGAGGAAGCCATAAAGGTTGGAGACAAGGCACCTGATTTTGAGCTTGAACGCCAGGACGGGGGTCTTTTTCGCCTGTATGATCTGATTGGAAAGAAAAGCGTGGTGCTATACTTTTACCCGAAGGACAGCACACCCGGCTGCACCAAGCAGGCCTGCGAGTTCCGCGACCAGTACGAGGTGTTTAAGGAGCATGGCGCCGAGGTAGTGGGCATTAGCTCAGACAGTGTGGAGTCGCACCAGAAGTTCGAGGAGACCTATAGACTGCCGTTCACGCTGCTAAGCGACAGGGGCGGCCAGATCCGGAAACTGTTTGGGGTGCCGCGCAAACTGGGCCTTTTGCCGGGCCGCGTGACCTACATCATCGACCAGGAGGGCGTAGTGCGCTACGTGTTCAACTCCATGACCAAGCCGCTGGAGCACGTGAGCACGGCCCTGGAGGTGCTGCGCGAGATCAACAGCAAAGAGAGACACTTCAAAACCGCTTAG
- a CDS encoding neutral/alkaline non-lysosomal ceramidase N-terminal domain-containing protein produces MNPKSLQRSRRYKYLYVLLFLLLLTACVVRPLDRTPYRQTDYYQETISDLSESPATVTHSDTVQVGWAKVNITPPVGTPLAGYGKRMGMAYEQVHDSAWVRTFAFSNSKTEAYYVALDLLIVPMQVLQELEKVYPELGLRPEQVYLTATHSHTSFGGWGKKPGIKLMSGKYDAELVERLAQQIVQSIKLARQHLQPTKIGYGSTSAASLVKNRLLDDQDNPYYEDRHTTRDTELRFLKFEREDGSTAILSVFSAHPTILPSDDPTLSRDYPGVLVDELEERVGFASFSAGAVGSQSTVYFQGDTYESTENVGDRLARLLREELLHVKTDYMYTLGYGRVPLELPEPSWRISKGLRLAPFLFNSIFGEHPAYVTSLQLGDVVFLGAPADYSGEFVAQIRQQARAQGQQAIVTSFNGGYIGYITPDKYYNLKEYETRSMNFFGPYSGSYLTEIMLRQLQQHQPRK; encoded by the coding sequence ATGAACCCGAAAAGCCTTCAACGCTCCCGCCGCTACAAATACCTGTATGTGCTGCTCTTCCTGCTGCTGCTTACGGCCTGCGTAGTGCGCCCCCTCGACCGCACCCCCTACCGGCAGACCGACTACTACCAGGAAACCATCAGCGACCTGAGCGAGAGCCCGGCCACCGTTACCCACAGCGACACAGTGCAGGTGGGCTGGGCGAAGGTGAATATTACGCCACCGGTGGGCACGCCCCTGGCAGGCTATGGCAAGCGCATGGGCATGGCCTACGAGCAGGTGCACGACTCGGCCTGGGTGCGCACGTTTGCCTTCAGCAACAGCAAGACAGAAGCCTATTATGTGGCATTGGATCTACTGATCGTGCCGATGCAGGTGCTGCAGGAGCTGGAGAAAGTATACCCGGAGCTGGGTCTCCGGCCAGAGCAGGTATACCTTACCGCCACCCACAGCCATACCAGCTTTGGGGGCTGGGGCAAGAAGCCGGGCATCAAGCTGATGTCGGGCAAGTATGATGCGGAGCTGGTAGAGCGGCTGGCGCAGCAGATCGTGCAAAGTATAAAACTGGCCCGCCAACACCTGCAGCCTACTAAAATTGGCTACGGCAGCACCAGTGCCGCCAGCCTGGTGAAAAACCGTCTGCTCGACGACCAGGATAACCCCTACTATGAGGACCGCCATACCACCCGCGACACTGAGCTGCGCTTCCTGAAGTTCGAGCGGGAGGACGGCAGCACGGCCATACTGTCGGTTTTCTCGGCGCACCCCACCATCCTTCCCTCCGACGATCCTACCCTCTCCCGCGACTACCCGGGCGTGCTGGTGGACGAACTGGAGGAGCGCGTGGGCTTCGCCTCGTTTTCGGCGGGCGCGGTGGGCAGCCAGAGCACCGTATACTTTCAGGGCGATACGTATGAGAGCACCGAAAACGTAGGCGATCGCCTGGCCAGGCTGCTGCGCGAGGAACTGCTCCACGTTAAAACCGACTACATGTATACCCTGGGCTATGGCCGCGTACCGCTGGAGCTGCCGGAGCCAAGCTGGCGCATCAGCAAGGGGCTCCGGCTGGCGCCGTTCCTCTTCAACAGCATCTTTGGGGAGCACCCGGCCTACGTTACCAGCCTGCAGCTGGGCGATGTGGTTTTCCTGGGCGCGCCCGCTGACTACTCCGGCGAGTTTGTGGCGCAGATCAGGCAGCAGGCACGCGCGCAGGGGCAGCAGGCTATCGTGACGAGCTTTAACGGCGGATACATCGGCTACATCACTCCGGACAAGTACTACAACCTGAAGGAGTACGAGACCCGCAGCATGAACTTCTTCGGCCCCTACAGCGGCAGCTACCTCACCGAGATCATGCTACGCCAGCTACAGCAGCATCAGCCCAGGAAATAA
- a CDS encoding mechanosensitive ion channel family protein: protein METATHSPSLTHWTYNQLVSMGMPETTAVYLNMLLLFAVVLLLVYTAGAVSKKLMVGAAQKFSSRTASQFDDLLIRNNVFSHLAKVVPLIIVVQALPIVFADFPAWVKPLRTLTDVYTVLLSIWVIRALLRTTKDYMKGTALFRDKPVDSFLQVISIFLYFVGGLLIFSLLTGKEVWAFITAMGAASAILLLVFKDTILGFVASIQVSSNDMVRIGDWITMEKYGADGDVIEINLTTVKVQNWDKTITTIPTYYLISDSFKNWRGMQRTGGRRIKRSIHLKISSIKYLSPEDINRLSKIQLIQSYLEERTQQIDAYNRENEIDKSLLINGRNLTNAGAFRAYASAYIEQNQFVHKELTMMVRQLEPTTTGMPIELYVFANDVRWSNYEGIMADIFDHLLAAVKYFDLEVFEHPAADDMRHLSNTMASSRMPGYVAEAMQN from the coding sequence ATGGAAACTGCAACTCATTCCCCCTCCCTCACCCACTGGACCTATAACCAACTTGTGAGTATGGGCATGCCCGAAACCACAGCCGTTTACCTGAACATGCTGCTGTTGTTTGCCGTGGTGCTCCTGCTGGTGTACACGGCCGGTGCTGTTTCTAAGAAGCTGATGGTGGGAGCTGCGCAAAAGTTCTCCAGCAGAACGGCTTCCCAGTTCGATGATTTACTTATCCGCAACAACGTGTTCAGCCACTTGGCCAAGGTGGTTCCGCTCATTATTGTGGTGCAGGCGCTGCCCATAGTTTTCGCTGATTTCCCAGCCTGGGTAAAGCCGCTGCGGACGCTCACCGATGTGTACACCGTACTGCTTTCCATCTGGGTCATCCGGGCTCTCTTGCGCACGACAAAGGACTACATGAAGGGCACCGCCCTCTTCCGCGACAAGCCGGTGGATAGTTTTCTGCAGGTGATCTCCATCTTTTTATACTTTGTGGGCGGCCTGCTCATCTTCTCGCTGCTGACGGGCAAGGAAGTATGGGCCTTCATCACGGCTATGGGTGCGGCCTCGGCTATACTGTTGCTCGTGTTTAAGGATACCATCCTTGGCTTTGTGGCCAGCATACAGGTCTCCAGCAACGACATGGTGCGCATCGGCGATTGGATCACCATGGAGAAGTATGGCGCTGACGGCGACGTGATCGAGATCAACCTGACGACCGTGAAGGTGCAGAACTGGGACAAGACCATCACCACCATCCCGACTTATTACCTGATCTCCGACTCATTCAAAAACTGGCGCGGCATGCAGCGCACAGGCGGGCGGCGCATCAAGCGCTCCATTCACCTGAAGATCTCCAGCATAAAGTACCTCTCCCCGGAAGACATCAACCGGCTGAGCAAGATACAGCTTATCCAAAGTTACCTGGAGGAGCGCACGCAGCAGATAGATGCCTACAACCGGGAGAACGAGATCGATAAAAGCCTGCTTATCAACGGCCGTAACCTGACCAACGCGGGTGCTTTCAGGGCCTATGCCAGTGCCTACATCGAGCAGAACCAGTTTGTACACAAGGAACTCACGATGATGGTGCGCCAGTTGGAGCCCACCACCACCGGCATGCCCATAGAGCTGTATGTGTTTGCCAACGATGTGCGCTGGTCCAACTATGAGGGCATTATGGCAGATATTTTCGACCACTTGCTGGCAGCGGTCAAGTATTTTGACCTGGAGGTATTTGAGCACCCCGCAGCCGACGACATGCGCCATTTAAGCAATACCATGGCAAGCTCGCGCATGCCCGGTTATGTGGCGGAGGCCATGCAGAATTAA
- a CDS encoding Tex family protein yields the protein MEPNLEHLLKIASELSITIKQVEATATLLDEGATVPFISRYRKEATGSLDEVQIASIRDRMEQLRELDKRRESILKSIRDQEKLTPELEAQIMAAETMAVLEDIYLPYKPKRRTRATIAREKGLEPLAERLFAQENFDVEAEAASFISEEKEVKDVNEALAGARDIMAEWMNENAEARAAMRQLFEKQGMFKSRVMMGKEEEGQKFKDYFEWEEPIEKAPSHRILAMRRGETEMVLMLTAQPDDEAALAKLEKMFVQGNNAASEQVKLAARDCYKRLLKLSMETEVRLSSKKRADEEAIRVFADNLRQLLLSSPLGQKTVLALDPGFRTGVKSVVLDKQGKLLHNETIYPHTGQHKEQEAAQAVRYMVTRFEVEAIAIGNGTASRETEAFVKSLKLPASVQVVMVNESGASIYSASDVAREEFPDQDVTVRGAVSIGRRLMDPLAELVKIDPKSIGVGQYQHDVDQSALKHSLDDVVMSCVNAVGVEVNTASKQLLTYVSGLGPALAQNIVEYRNQNGPFKTRTELKKVARLGDKAFEQAAGFLRIRDAKNPLDASAVHPESYPIVEQMAKDLGVTVQDLMQKEELRKQINLKNYVTETVGLPTLQDIVSELAKPGRDPRHTFEAFSFTEGVNEIKDLRAGMKLPGIVTNVAAFGAFVDLGVHQDGLVHVSHLSDRFVSNPHEVVKVGQKVEVTVLEVDVNRKRISLSMKGDPAAPKPAGGNRGKGGNKREEEPMNDFQAKLAQLKGRFK from the coding sequence ATGGAACCTAATTTAGAACATTTACTAAAGATTGCCTCAGAGCTTTCTATCACCATCAAGCAGGTGGAGGCCACGGCAACCTTGCTGGACGAAGGGGCGACTGTTCCGTTTATCTCCCGTTACCGCAAAGAGGCCACTGGCTCGCTCGACGAAGTACAGATCGCCTCTATCCGCGACAGAATGGAGCAGCTGCGCGAGCTCGACAAGCGCCGCGAAAGCATCCTGAAGTCTATCCGCGACCAGGAGAAGCTCACGCCGGAGCTGGAGGCGCAGATCATGGCCGCCGAAACGATGGCCGTGCTGGAGGACATTTACCTGCCCTACAAGCCAAAACGCCGCACCCGCGCCACCATCGCCCGCGAAAAAGGACTGGAGCCGCTGGCAGAGCGCCTGTTTGCCCAGGAAAACTTTGATGTAGAAGCCGAAGCCGCCAGCTTTATCTCGGAAGAGAAAGAGGTGAAGGATGTGAACGAAGCCCTGGCCGGTGCCCGCGACATCATGGCCGAGTGGATGAACGAGAATGCCGAGGCACGTGCTGCCATGCGCCAACTGTTCGAGAAACAGGGCATGTTCAAGAGCCGCGTGATGATGGGTAAGGAAGAGGAAGGCCAGAAGTTCAAAGATTACTTTGAGTGGGAGGAGCCGATCGAGAAAGCGCCTTCGCATCGCATCTTGGCCATGCGCCGCGGCGAAACCGAAATGGTGCTGATGCTGACGGCACAGCCCGACGACGAAGCAGCACTGGCAAAGCTAGAGAAGATGTTTGTGCAGGGCAACAACGCGGCTTCCGAGCAGGTAAAGCTGGCTGCCAGGGATTGCTACAAGCGCCTGCTCAAGCTAAGTATGGAAACCGAAGTGCGCCTGAGTTCGAAGAAGCGGGCTGATGAAGAAGCCATCCGTGTGTTTGCCGACAACCTGCGCCAGCTGCTGTTGTCCTCGCCGCTTGGCCAGAAAACGGTGTTGGCTCTGGACCCCGGCTTCCGGACCGGTGTAAAATCGGTGGTACTGGATAAGCAGGGCAAGCTGCTGCACAACGAGACAATTTACCCGCACACAGGGCAGCACAAGGAGCAGGAGGCCGCGCAGGCAGTGCGTTACATGGTCACGCGCTTTGAGGTGGAGGCCATTGCCATCGGCAACGGAACCGCCAGCCGCGAAACAGAGGCTTTTGTGAAGAGCCTGAAGCTGCCGGCCTCGGTGCAGGTAGTGATGGTGAACGAGAGCGGCGCCTCTATTTACTCCGCCTCAGACGTGGCCCGTGAAGAGTTTCCCGATCAGGACGTAACCGTTCGCGGCGCTGTTTCTATTGGCCGCCGTTTGATGGACCCACTGGCTGAACTGGTGAAGATAGACCCGAAAAGTATAGGCGTAGGCCAGTACCAGCATGACGTGGACCAGTCGGCGCTGAAACACTCGCTGGACGACGTGGTGATGAGCTGCGTGAACGCGGTAGGCGTGGAGGTAAACACTGCCAGCAAGCAATTGCTGACCTACGTTTCCGGCCTCGGACCCGCCCTGGCGCAGAACATTGTAGAGTACCGGAACCAGAACGGACCGTTCAAAACCAGAACCGAACTGAAGAAAGTCGCCCGTTTAGGCGATAAGGCTTTTGAGCAGGCGGCAGGTTTCTTACGGATCCGCGATGCTAAAAACCCGCTGGATGCCTCGGCGGTGCACCCGGAAAGCTACCCGATCGTGGAGCAGATGGCCAAAGACCTGGGCGTTACCGTGCAGGACCTGATGCAGAAAGAGGAGCTGCGCAAGCAGATCAACCTGAAAAACTATGTTACTGAAACGGTTGGTTTGCCAACACTGCAGGACATCGTAAGCGAATTGGCCAAACCCGGTCGCGACCCGCGCCACACATTTGAGGCCTTCAGCTTTACCGAGGGCGTGAACGAGATCAAAGACCTGCGCGCCGGCATGAAACTGCCAGGCATCGTGACAAACGTAGCGGCCTTCGGTGCCTTCGTGGACCTGGGCGTGCACCAGGACGGCCTCGTACACGTGAGCCATTTGTCCGACCGCTTTGTGAGCAACCCGCACGAGGTGGTGAAAGTAGGACAGAAGGTGGAAGTGACCGTGCTGGAGGTGGATGTAAACCGCAAACGCATCTCGCTAAGTATGAAAGGCGACCCCGCCGCTCCTAAGCCTGCCGGAGGTAACCGAGGCAAAGGCGGCAATAAGCGTGAGGAAGAGCCAATGAACGACTTCCAGGCAAAGCTGGCGCAGCTAAAAGGCCGGTTTAAATAG
- a CDS encoding outer membrane protein produces the protein MKTFLLALVAVVLAAGTAFAQEQGSMKLGAGLAYGTEAGLDENGGGKGGVGISVGGEYFFTEKISAAPSFTYFFKSKVDFYGAEISGQASTLDIDGRYYFAGSETVSFYGMAGLSMAFAKVEVDGDENWMGSESASDNKAGINIGAGLVYPLTETLDLNAQIKYNTPLEQIAIQVGIAFPIN, from the coding sequence ATGAAAACATTTTTACTAGCATTAGTGGCAGTGGTATTGGCTGCAGGAACAGCGTTTGCCCAGGAGCAGGGAAGTATGAAATTGGGTGCTGGGCTAGCCTATGGTACCGAAGCCGGTTTGGATGAGAACGGAGGCGGAAAAGGCGGTGTGGGTATTTCTGTAGGTGGCGAGTATTTCTTCACGGAGAAAATTAGCGCTGCACCGAGCTTCACCTATTTCTTCAAGTCGAAGGTTGACTTTTACGGAGCAGAAATATCAGGTCAGGCCAGCACCTTAGACATTGACGGGCGGTACTATTTTGCAGGTTCCGAAACGGTATCGTTTTATGGCATGGCAGGCCTGTCTATGGCGTTTGCCAAGGTAGAGGTAGATGGCGATGAAAACTGGATGGGCTCAGAATCTGCTTCAGACAACAAGGCTGGCATAAACATCGGGGCAGGATTGGTATATCCCCTTACCGAAACGCTTGACCTTAATGCCCAAATCAAGTATAACACGCCGCTGGAGCAGATTGCTATTCAGGTAGGCATAGCATTCCCAATCAACTAA
- a CDS encoding M48 family metalloprotease produces the protein MPYFRKITFALGLIFAPVLGQVATAATVAAPYTTVATSADTRDIVQEIINVVGLKARFELQAADIDNAAAVVYNGKRYILYNERFLDAINNAVHTDWAGVSILAHEIGHHLNGHTLSRSGSNPADELEADEFSGFVLRKMGASMAEAQAAINLLSEEENSRSHPGRSYRLAAISKGWRSANEQLLASASGPQPDQRAIEPVRRQPRMAQQEPQQQRAAAAQTASLNSRMVLSKVVFSQAPREQFYLTSRLHLVHLTKDGPRVIGKLAKTGNPDYPYYFESEYLKTVFITDEGILVNRQGQQVGHLS, from the coding sequence ATGCCATACTTCAGAAAAATTACGTTTGCGCTGGGGCTTATATTCGCCCCGGTACTGGGCCAAGTGGCCACGGCAGCTACGGTTGCTGCCCCTTATACTACAGTTGCTACGTCTGCTGATACCCGCGACATCGTGCAGGAGATCATCAACGTGGTGGGCCTGAAAGCCCGCTTCGAGCTGCAGGCTGCCGACATTGACAACGCCGCTGCCGTGGTCTACAACGGCAAGCGCTATATTCTCTACAACGAGCGGTTCCTGGATGCCATCAACAACGCCGTGCATACCGACTGGGCCGGTGTAAGTATACTTGCCCACGAGATTGGCCACCATCTGAACGGCCATACCCTGAGTCGCAGCGGCAGCAACCCGGCCGATGAACTGGAGGCCGATGAATTCTCCGGTTTTGTGCTGCGCAAAATGGGGGCAAGTATGGCAGAGGCGCAGGCGGCCATCAACCTGCTGTCGGAGGAGGAGAACTCGCGCTCGCACCCGGGGCGCAGCTACCGGCTGGCGGCTATCAGCAAAGGCTGGCGCAGTGCCAACGAGCAGTTGCTGGCCAGCGCCAGCGGCCCGCAGCCTGACCAGCGTGCCATAGAGCCAGTGCGCAGGCAGCCGCGCATGGCTCAGCAGGAGCCGCAGCAACAGCGTGCAGCCGCCGCCCAGACGGCCTCCCTCAACAGCCGCATGGTGCTCTCCAAGGTGGTGTTCAGCCAGGCGCCGCGCGAGCAGTTCTACCTTACCTCACGCCTGCACCTGGTGCACCTCACCAAAGACGGGCCAAGAGTAATCGGCAAGCTTGCCAAAACCGGCAACCCCGATTACCCTTATTACTTCGAGAGTGAGTACCTTAAAACTGTCTTCATCACAGATGAAGGCATCCTGGTAAACAGGCAGGGGCAACAGGTAGGGCATCTGTCTTAA
- a CDS encoding head GIN domain-containing protein, giving the protein MKITKKPVLQLAAVALLGALSACGNLLCLEGEGDVERRTLELSRFSGVEVSGGTKVYIRQGNQQSVEVRGQANILDELDTEVQGDGTWEIEFERCLGTHETVEVYITVPELEKASVGGSGTVELVDVFKSRSFQSSVSGSGSVLLRLATENLDARISGSGTIRAAGVADVQDVSISGSGKYLATDLDSRRVEVSVSGSGRAEVEAEDRLEADISGSGRVYYSGSPDVRSSVSGSGKVIKK; this is encoded by the coding sequence ATGAAAATTACGAAAAAACCGGTGCTGCAGCTGGCAGCTGTGGCTTTGCTGGGTGCCTTGTCCGCCTGCGGTAACCTGCTGTGCCTTGAAGGCGAGGGCGATGTGGAGCGCCGCACACTGGAACTCTCCCGGTTCAGCGGTGTTGAAGTAAGCGGCGGCACCAAGGTATACATCCGGCAGGGAAATCAGCAAAGCGTGGAAGTGCGCGGCCAGGCCAACATTCTGGATGAGCTGGACACCGAGGTGCAGGGCGATGGTACGTGGGAGATCGAGTTTGAGCGCTGCCTGGGCACGCACGAAACTGTGGAGGTATACATTACGGTGCCGGAACTGGAGAAGGCCAGCGTAGGAGGATCCGGAACCGTAGAACTGGTGGATGTATTCAAAAGCCGTTCGTTCCAGTCCAGCGTGTCAGGCTCCGGGAGTGTGCTGCTGCGCCTGGCCACGGAGAATCTTGATGCCCGTATCAGCGGCTCTGGCACAATTCGTGCTGCAGGTGTGGCCGATGTGCAGGATGTCTCCATCTCCGGCTCGGGCAAGTACCTGGCCACGGACCTGGACAGCCGCAGGGTTGAGGTGAGCGTTTCCGGCTCGGGCAGAGCCGAGGTGGAGGCAGAAGACCGGTTGGAAGCCGATATCAGCGGTAGCGGGCGCGTATACTATAGTGGCAGCCCCGATGTTCGCTCCAGCGTCTCGGGCTCCGGGAAAGTGATAAAGAAGTAA